Proteins encoded together in one Lutra lutra chromosome 4, mLutLut1.2, whole genome shotgun sequence window:
- the ADGRB2 gene encoding adhesion G protein-coupled receptor B2 isoform X1, with protein sequence MTPACPLLLSVILSLRLAAAFDPAPSACSALASGVLYGAFSLQDLFPTIASGCSWTLENPDPTKYSLYLRFNRQEQVCAHFAPRLLPLDHYLVNFTCLRPSPEEAAGARAEAEAEAEAGQPEEEEEAAAGLELCGGSGPFTFLHFDKNFVQLCLSAEPSEAPRLLAPAALAFRFVEVLLINNNNSSQFTCGVLCRWSEECGRAAGRACGFAQPGCSCPGEAGAAPATTTTPPGPPAAHTLSNALVPGGPAPPAEADLHSGSSNDLFTTEMRYGEEPEEEPKVKTQWPRSADEPGLYMAQTGDPAAEEWSPWSVCSLTCGQGLQVRTRSCVSSPYGTLCSGPLRETRPCNNSATCPVHGVWEEWGSWSLCSRSCGRGSRSRMRTCVPPQHGGKACEGPELQTKLCSMAACPVEGQWLEWGPWGPCSTSCANGTQQRSRKCSVAGPAWATCTGALTDTRECSNLECPAADSKWGPWNAWSLCSKTCDTGWQRRFRMCQASGAQGYPCEGTGEEVKPCSEKRCPAFHEMCRDEYVMLMTWKKAAAGEIIYNKCPPNASGSASRRCLLSAQGVAYWGLPSFARCISHEYRYLYLSLREHLAKGQRMLAGEGMSQVVRSLQELLARRTYYSGDLLFSVDILRNVTDTFKRATYVPSADDVQRFFQVVSFMVDAENKEKWDDAQQVSPGSVHLLRVVEDFIHLVGDALKAFQSSLIVTDNLVISIQREPVSAVSSDITFPMRGRRGMKDWVRHSEDRLFLPKEVLSLSSPGKPAVSGPAGSPGRGRGPGTVPPGPGHSHQRLLPADPEESSSYFVIGAVLYRTLGLILPPPRPPLAVTSRVMTVTVRPPTQPPAEPLITVELSYIINGTTDPRCASWDYSRADASSGDWDTESCQTLETQAAHTRCQCQHLSTFAVLAQPPKDLTLELAGSPSVPLVIGCAVSCMALLTLLAIYAAFWRFIKSERSIILLNFCLSILASNILILVGQSRVLSKGVCTMTAAFLHFFFLSSFCWVLTEAWQSYLAVIGRMRTRLVRKRFLCLGWGLPALVVAVSVGFTRTKGYGTSSYCWLSLEGGLLYAFVGPAAVIVLVNMLIGIIVFNKLMARDGISDKSKKQRAGSERCPWASLLLPCSACGAVPSPLLSSASARNAMASLWSSCVVLPLLALTWMSAVLAMTDRRSVLFQALFAVFNSAQGFVITAVHCFLRREVQDVVKCQMGVCRADESEDSPDSCKNGQLQILSDFEKDVDLACQTVLFKEVNTCNPSTITGTLSRLSLDEDEEPKSCLVGPEGGLSFSPLPGNILVPMAASPGLGEPPPPQEANPVYMCGEGGLRQLDLTWLRPEPGSEGDYMVLPRRTLSLQPGSGGGAGEEPPRARPEGTPRRAAKTLPHPEGYPSFLSVDHSGLGLGPAYGSLQNPYGMTFQPPPPTPSARQIPEPGERSRTMPRTVPGSTMKLGSLERKKLRYSDLDFEKVMHTRKRHSELYHELNQKFHTFDRYRSQSTAKEKPSPGEHPSLSQQRRHQSWSTFKSMTLGSLPPKPRERLGLHRAAAWEPAEPPDGDFQTEV encoded by the exons ATGACCCCAGCCTGTCCCCTCTTACTATCTGTGATTCTGTCCCTGCGCCTGGCCGCCGCCTTCGACCCTGCCCCCAGCGCCTGCTCCGCCCTGGCCTCGGGCGTGCTCTACGGGGCCTTCTCACTGCAGGACCTCTTCCCCACCATCGCCTCGGGCTGCTCCTGGACCCTGGAGAACCCCGACCCCACCAAGTACTCCCTCTACCTGCGCTTCAACCGCCAGGAGCAGGTGTGCGCTCACTTCGCCCCCCGTCTGCTGCCCCTGGACCACTATCTGGTCAACTTCACCTGCCTGCGGCCTAGCCCCGAGGAGGCGGCGGGGGCCCGGGCCGAGGCTGAGGCTGAGGCAGAGGCGGGGCagccagaggaggaagaggaggcggCAGCGGGGCTGGAGCTGTGCGGCGGCTCGGGCCCCTTCACCTTCCTGCACTTCGACAAGAACTTTGTACAGCTGTGCCTGTCGGCAGAGCCCTCGGAGGCCCCACGCCTGCTAGCACCCGCCGCCCTGGCCTTCCGCTTCGTCGAGGTCTTgctcatcaacaacaacaactccAGCCAGTTCACCTGCGGCGTCCTCTGCCGCTGGAGCGAGGAGTGCGGCCGCGCGGCCGGCCGGGCCTGTGGCTTCGCCCAGCCCGGCTGCAGCTGCCCCGGGGAGGCGGGGGCCGctcccgccaccaccaccacgcCTCCAGGCCCTCCTGCTGCCCACACTCTGTCCAATGCCCTGGTGCCTGGGGGCCCGGCCCCGCCTGCTGAGGCCGATTTACATTCAGGGAGCAGCAATGACCTGTTTACCACTGAGATGAGATATG GTGAGGAGCCGGAAGAGGAACCCAAGGTGAAAACCCAGTGGCCAAGGTCTGCAGATGAGCCTGGGCTATACATGGCGCAGACAG GCGACCCGGCGGCTGAGGAGTGGTCCCCGTGGAGCGTGTGTTCTCTGACGTGTGGGCAGGGTCTGCAGGTGCGGACCCGCTCCTGCGTGTCCTCCCCCTATGGGACCCTGTGCAGCGGGCCCCTGCGGGAGACCAGGCCCTGCAACAATTCGGCCACCTGCCCAG TGCACGGCGTGTGGGAGGAGTGGGGCTCCTGGAGCCTGTGCTCCCGCAGCTGCGGGCGGGGGTCCCGGAGCCGGATGCGGACCTGCGTGCCCCCACAGCACGGCGGCAAGGCCTGCGAGGGTCCCGAGCTGCAGACTAAGCTCTGCAGTATGGCTGCCTGCCCGG TGGAAGGCCAGTGGCTAGAATGGGGTCCCTGGGGCCCGTGCTCCACCTCCTGTGCCAACGGGACCCAGCAGCGCAGCCGGAAGTGCAGTGTGGCAGGCCCAGCCTGGGCCACGTGTACAGGGGCACTCACGGACACCCGCGAGTGCAGCAACCTCGAATGCCCGG CCGCGGATAGCAAGTGGGGGCCGTGGAACGCATGGAGCCTGTGCTCCAAGACGTGCGACACAGGCTGGCAGCGCCGCTTTCGCATGTGCCAGGCCTCGGGTGCGCAGGGCTACCCTTGTGAGGGCACCGGAGAGGAGGTGAAGCCTTGCAGCGAGAAGAGGTGTCCAG CCTTCCACGAGATGTGCAGGGACGAGTATGTGATGCTGATGACATGGAAGAAGGCAGCTGCTGGCGAGATCATTTACAACAAGTGCCCCCCCAACGCCTCAG GGTCTGCCAGCCGCCGCTGTCTCCTCAGTGCCCAGGGCGTGGCATACTGGGGTCTGCCCAGCTTCGCCCGCTGCATCTCCCACGAGTACCGCTACCTGTACCTGTCT CTTCGGGAGCACCTGGCCAAGGGGCAGCGCATGCTGGCAGGCGAGGGCATGTCACAGGTGGTGCGCAGCCTGCAGGAGCTACTGGCCCGGCGCACTTACTACAGTGGGGACCTGCTCTTCTCCGTGGACATTCTCCGGAACGTCACGGACACCTTCAAGAGGGCCACCTATGTGCCCTCGGCTGATGACGTGCAG CGCTTCTTCCAGGTGGTGAGCTTCATGGTGGATGCAGAGAACAAGGAGAAGTGGGATGACGCTCAGCAG GTATCCCCTGGCTCTGTGCACCTGCTGCGTGTCGTGGAGGACTTCATTCACCTGGTGGGCGATGCCCTCAAGGCCTTCCAGAGCTCTCTGATTGTCACAGACAACCTGG TGATCAGCATTCAGCGTGAACCGGTCTCAGCTGTGTCCAGTGACATCACATTCCCCATGCGCGGCCGCAGGGGCATGAAGGACTGGGTGCGGCACTCGGAGGACCGCCTTTTCCTACCCAAGGAGGTGCTCAGCCTCTCCTCCCCGGGGAAGCCAGCTGTCTCTGGCCCAGCGGGCAGccctggcagggggaggggcccaggAACCGTGCCCCCTGGCCCCGGCCACTCCCACCAGCGCCTCCTGCCGGCAGACCCCGAGGAGTCGTCCTCCTACTTTGTGATCGGTGCTGTGCTCTACCGCACGCTCGGCCTCATCCTGCCTCCCCCCAG ACCCCCACTGGCTGTCACATCCAGGGTGATGACAGTGACTGTGCGgccacccacccagccaccagCTGAGCCCCTAATCACAGTGGAGCTCTCGTACATCATCAAC GGCACCACGGATCCCCGCTGCGCCAGCTGGGACTACTCCAGAGC AGATGCCAGCTCAGGGGACTGGGACACTGAGAGCTGCCAGACGCTGGAGACACAAGCAGCCCACACTCGCTGCCAGTGCCAGCACCTGTCCACCTTTGCTGTGTTGGCCCAGCCGCCCAAGGACctg ACCCTGGAGTTGGCAGGCTCCCCCTCGGTCCCCCTCGTGATCGGCTGTGCCGTGTCCTGCATGGCACTGCTCACCCTCCTTGCCATCTACGCCGCCTTCTGGAG GTTCATAAAATCCGAGCGCTCCATCATTTTGCTGAACTTCTGCCTGTCCATCCTGGCTTCCAACATCCTGATCCTCGTGGGCCAGTCCCGGGTGCTGAGCAAG GGTGTCTGCACCATGACTGCCGCCTTCTTGcacttcttcttcctctcctccttctgctggGTGCTCACGGAGGCCTGGCAGTCCTACCTGGCTGTCATCGGACGGATGCGTACCCGCCTTGTTCGCAAGCGCTTCCTCTGCCTGGGCTGGG gTCTGCCGGCCCTGGTGGTGGCTGTGTCTGTCGGCTTTACCCGCACCAAAGGATACGGTACATCCAGCTA CTGCTGGCTCTCCCTGGAGGGCGGCCTGCTCTATGCCTTTGTGGGCCCTGCAGCTGTCATTGTCCTG GTGAATATGCTCATTGGGATCATCGTCTTCAACAAACTCATGGCACGTGATGGCATCTCCGACAAGTCCAAGAAGCAGAGGGCCGG GTCGGAGCGGTGCCCCTGGgccagcctgctcctcccctgctcagcgTGTGGAGCGgtccccagccccctgctcagcTCAGCCTCGGCCAGGAACGCCAT GGCCTCGCTCTGGAGCTCCTGCGTGGTGCTGCCGCTGCTGGCGCTCACCTGGATGTCGGCCGTCCTGGCCATGACAGACCGGCGCTCCGTCCTCTTCCAGGCTCTCTTTGCGGTCTTCAACTCCGCGCAGGGTTTCGTCATCACTGCAGTGCACTGCTTCCTGCGCcgggag GTCCAGGACGTGGTGAAGTGCCAGATGGGCGTGTGCCGGGCGGATGAAAGTGAAGACTCCCCGGACTCCTGTAAGAACGGGCAGCTGCAGATCCTG TCAGACTTTGAAAAGGATGTGGATCTGGCCTGTCAGACAG TTCTGTTCAAGGAGGTCAACACTTGCAACCCATCTACCATCACGGGCACACTCTCCCGCCTGTCCCTGGACGAGGACGAGGAGCCCAAGTCCTGCCTTGTGGGTCCTGAGGGCGGCCTCAGCTTCTCACCGCTGCCCGGGAATATCTTGGTGCCCATGGCGGCCTcgccagggctgggggagccccCGCCCCCGCAGGAGGCCAACCCCGTGTACATGTGTGGTGAAGGCGGCCTGCGGCAGCTGGACCTCACATGGCTGCGGCCCGAGCCGGGCTCTGAGGGGGACTACATGGTGCTGCCCCGGCGGACTCTGAGCCTGCAGCCCGGCAGCGGGGGCGGAGCTGGCGAAGAACCCCCAAGGGCCCGGCCCGAGGGCACCCCTCGGCGCGCTGCCAAGACGCTGCCCCACCCCGAAGGCTACCCCAGCTTCCTGTCTGTGGACCACTcgggcctggggctgggccctGCCTATGGGTCCCTACAGAACCCCTACGGGATGACCTTCCAGCCACCCCCGCCGACGCCCAGTGCTCGCCAAATACCTGAGCCTGGGGAGCGCAGCCGGACCATGCCCCGTACTGTGCCAGGCTCCACCATGAAGCTGGGCTCCTTGGAG CGAAAGAAGTTACGATATTCAGACCTGGACTTTGAG AAGGTGATGCACACCCGGAAGCGGCACTCGGAACTCTACCACGAGCTCAACCAGAAATTCCACACTTTCGACCGCTACCGCAGCCAGTCCACAGCCAAG GAGaagcccagccctggggagcatccCAGCTTGTCCCAACAGCGGAGACACCAGAGCTGGAGCACCTTCAAGTCGATGACGTTGGGCTCGCTTCCCCCCAAGCCCCGAGAACGGCTGGGCCTGCACCGAGCAGCTGCCTGGGAGCCCGCAGAGCCACCTGATGGTGACTTCCAGACAGAGGTGTGA
- the ADGRB2 gene encoding adhesion G protein-coupled receptor B2 isoform X3, producing the protein MTPACPLLLSVILSLRLAAAFDPAPSACSALASGVLYGAFSLQDLFPTIASGCSWTLENPDPTKYSLYLRFNRQEQVCAHFAPRLLPLDHYLVNFTCLRPSPEEAAGARAEAEAEAEAGQPEEEEEAAAGLELCGGSGPFTFLHFDKNFVQLCLSAEPSEAPRLLAPAALAFRFVEVLLINNNNSSQFTCGVLCRWSEECGRAAGRACGFAQPGCSCPGEAGAAPATTTTPPGPPAAHTLSNALVPGGPAPPAEADLHSGSSNDLFTTEMRYGEEPEEEPKVKTQWPRSADEPGLYMAQTGDPAAEEWSPWSVCSLTCGQGLQVRTRSCVSSPYGTLCSGPLRETRPCNNSATCPVHGVWEEWGSWSLCSRSCGRGSRSRMRTCVPPQHGGKACEGPELQTKLCSMAACPVEGQWLEWGPWGPCSTSCANGTQQRSRKCSVAGPAWATCTGALTDTRECSNLECPAADSKWGPWNAWSLCSKTCDTGWQRRFRMCQASGAQGYPCEGTGEEVKPCSEKRCPAFHEMCRDEYVMLMTWKKAAAGEIIYNKCPPNASGSASRRCLLSAQGVAYWGLPSFARCISHEYRYLYLSLREHLAKGQRMLAGEGMSQVVRSLQELLARRTYYSGDLLFSVDILRNVTDTFKRATYVPSADDVQRFFQVVSFMVDAENKEKWDDAQQVSPGSVHLLRVVEDFIHLVGDALKAFQSSLIVTDNLVISIQREPVSAVSSDITFPMRGRRGMKDWVRHSEDRLFLPKEVLSLSSPGKPAVSGPAGSPGRGRGPGTVPPGPGHSHQRLLPADPEESSSYFVIGAVLYRTLGLILPPPRPPLAVTSRVMTVTVRPPTQPPAEPLITVELSYIINGTTDPRCASWDYSRADASSGDWDTESCQTLETQAAHTRCQCQHLSTFAVLAQPPKDLTLELAGSPSVPLVIGCAVSCMALLTLLAIYAAFWRFIKSERSIILLNFCLSILASNILILVGQSRVLSKGVCTMTAAFLHFFFLSSFCWVLTEAWQSYLAVIGRMRTRLVRKRFLCLGWGLPALVVAVSVGFTRTKGYGTSSYCWLSLEGGLLYAFVGPAAVIVLVNMLIGIIVFNKLMARDGISDKSKKQRAGASLWSSCVVLPLLALTWMSAVLAMTDRRSVLFQALFAVFNSAQGFVITAVHCFLRREVQDVVKCQMGVCRADESEDSPDSCKNGQLQILSDFEKDVDLACQTVLFKEVNTCNPSTITGTLSRLSLDEDEEPKSCLVGPEGGLSFSPLPGNILVPMAASPGLGEPPPPQEANPVYMCGEGGLRQLDLTWLRPEPGSEGDYMVLPRRTLSLQPGSGGGAGEEPPRARPEGTPRRAAKTLPHPEGYPSFLSVDHSGLGLGPAYGSLQNPYGMTFQPPPPTPSARQIPEPGERSRTMPRTVPGSTMKLGSLERKKLRYSDLDFEKVMHTRKRHSELYHELNQKFHTFDRYRSQSTAKEKPSPGEHPSLSQQRRHQSWSTFKSMTLGSLPPKPRERLGLHRAAAWEPAEPPDGDFQTEV; encoded by the exons ATGACCCCAGCCTGTCCCCTCTTACTATCTGTGATTCTGTCCCTGCGCCTGGCCGCCGCCTTCGACCCTGCCCCCAGCGCCTGCTCCGCCCTGGCCTCGGGCGTGCTCTACGGGGCCTTCTCACTGCAGGACCTCTTCCCCACCATCGCCTCGGGCTGCTCCTGGACCCTGGAGAACCCCGACCCCACCAAGTACTCCCTCTACCTGCGCTTCAACCGCCAGGAGCAGGTGTGCGCTCACTTCGCCCCCCGTCTGCTGCCCCTGGACCACTATCTGGTCAACTTCACCTGCCTGCGGCCTAGCCCCGAGGAGGCGGCGGGGGCCCGGGCCGAGGCTGAGGCTGAGGCAGAGGCGGGGCagccagaggaggaagaggaggcggCAGCGGGGCTGGAGCTGTGCGGCGGCTCGGGCCCCTTCACCTTCCTGCACTTCGACAAGAACTTTGTACAGCTGTGCCTGTCGGCAGAGCCCTCGGAGGCCCCACGCCTGCTAGCACCCGCCGCCCTGGCCTTCCGCTTCGTCGAGGTCTTgctcatcaacaacaacaactccAGCCAGTTCACCTGCGGCGTCCTCTGCCGCTGGAGCGAGGAGTGCGGCCGCGCGGCCGGCCGGGCCTGTGGCTTCGCCCAGCCCGGCTGCAGCTGCCCCGGGGAGGCGGGGGCCGctcccgccaccaccaccacgcCTCCAGGCCCTCCTGCTGCCCACACTCTGTCCAATGCCCTGGTGCCTGGGGGCCCGGCCCCGCCTGCTGAGGCCGATTTACATTCAGGGAGCAGCAATGACCTGTTTACCACTGAGATGAGATATG GTGAGGAGCCGGAAGAGGAACCCAAGGTGAAAACCCAGTGGCCAAGGTCTGCAGATGAGCCTGGGCTATACATGGCGCAGACAG GCGACCCGGCGGCTGAGGAGTGGTCCCCGTGGAGCGTGTGTTCTCTGACGTGTGGGCAGGGTCTGCAGGTGCGGACCCGCTCCTGCGTGTCCTCCCCCTATGGGACCCTGTGCAGCGGGCCCCTGCGGGAGACCAGGCCCTGCAACAATTCGGCCACCTGCCCAG TGCACGGCGTGTGGGAGGAGTGGGGCTCCTGGAGCCTGTGCTCCCGCAGCTGCGGGCGGGGGTCCCGGAGCCGGATGCGGACCTGCGTGCCCCCACAGCACGGCGGCAAGGCCTGCGAGGGTCCCGAGCTGCAGACTAAGCTCTGCAGTATGGCTGCCTGCCCGG TGGAAGGCCAGTGGCTAGAATGGGGTCCCTGGGGCCCGTGCTCCACCTCCTGTGCCAACGGGACCCAGCAGCGCAGCCGGAAGTGCAGTGTGGCAGGCCCAGCCTGGGCCACGTGTACAGGGGCACTCACGGACACCCGCGAGTGCAGCAACCTCGAATGCCCGG CCGCGGATAGCAAGTGGGGGCCGTGGAACGCATGGAGCCTGTGCTCCAAGACGTGCGACACAGGCTGGCAGCGCCGCTTTCGCATGTGCCAGGCCTCGGGTGCGCAGGGCTACCCTTGTGAGGGCACCGGAGAGGAGGTGAAGCCTTGCAGCGAGAAGAGGTGTCCAG CCTTCCACGAGATGTGCAGGGACGAGTATGTGATGCTGATGACATGGAAGAAGGCAGCTGCTGGCGAGATCATTTACAACAAGTGCCCCCCCAACGCCTCAG GGTCTGCCAGCCGCCGCTGTCTCCTCAGTGCCCAGGGCGTGGCATACTGGGGTCTGCCCAGCTTCGCCCGCTGCATCTCCCACGAGTACCGCTACCTGTACCTGTCT CTTCGGGAGCACCTGGCCAAGGGGCAGCGCATGCTGGCAGGCGAGGGCATGTCACAGGTGGTGCGCAGCCTGCAGGAGCTACTGGCCCGGCGCACTTACTACAGTGGGGACCTGCTCTTCTCCGTGGACATTCTCCGGAACGTCACGGACACCTTCAAGAGGGCCACCTATGTGCCCTCGGCTGATGACGTGCAG CGCTTCTTCCAGGTGGTGAGCTTCATGGTGGATGCAGAGAACAAGGAGAAGTGGGATGACGCTCAGCAG GTATCCCCTGGCTCTGTGCACCTGCTGCGTGTCGTGGAGGACTTCATTCACCTGGTGGGCGATGCCCTCAAGGCCTTCCAGAGCTCTCTGATTGTCACAGACAACCTGG TGATCAGCATTCAGCGTGAACCGGTCTCAGCTGTGTCCAGTGACATCACATTCCCCATGCGCGGCCGCAGGGGCATGAAGGACTGGGTGCGGCACTCGGAGGACCGCCTTTTCCTACCCAAGGAGGTGCTCAGCCTCTCCTCCCCGGGGAAGCCAGCTGTCTCTGGCCCAGCGGGCAGccctggcagggggaggggcccaggAACCGTGCCCCCTGGCCCCGGCCACTCCCACCAGCGCCTCCTGCCGGCAGACCCCGAGGAGTCGTCCTCCTACTTTGTGATCGGTGCTGTGCTCTACCGCACGCTCGGCCTCATCCTGCCTCCCCCCAG ACCCCCACTGGCTGTCACATCCAGGGTGATGACAGTGACTGTGCGgccacccacccagccaccagCTGAGCCCCTAATCACAGTGGAGCTCTCGTACATCATCAAC GGCACCACGGATCCCCGCTGCGCCAGCTGGGACTACTCCAGAGC AGATGCCAGCTCAGGGGACTGGGACACTGAGAGCTGCCAGACGCTGGAGACACAAGCAGCCCACACTCGCTGCCAGTGCCAGCACCTGTCCACCTTTGCTGTGTTGGCCCAGCCGCCCAAGGACctg ACCCTGGAGTTGGCAGGCTCCCCCTCGGTCCCCCTCGTGATCGGCTGTGCCGTGTCCTGCATGGCACTGCTCACCCTCCTTGCCATCTACGCCGCCTTCTGGAG GTTCATAAAATCCGAGCGCTCCATCATTTTGCTGAACTTCTGCCTGTCCATCCTGGCTTCCAACATCCTGATCCTCGTGGGCCAGTCCCGGGTGCTGAGCAAG GGTGTCTGCACCATGACTGCCGCCTTCTTGcacttcttcttcctctcctccttctgctggGTGCTCACGGAGGCCTGGCAGTCCTACCTGGCTGTCATCGGACGGATGCGTACCCGCCTTGTTCGCAAGCGCTTCCTCTGCCTGGGCTGGG gTCTGCCGGCCCTGGTGGTGGCTGTGTCTGTCGGCTTTACCCGCACCAAAGGATACGGTACATCCAGCTA CTGCTGGCTCTCCCTGGAGGGCGGCCTGCTCTATGCCTTTGTGGGCCCTGCAGCTGTCATTGTCCTG GTGAATATGCTCATTGGGATCATCGTCTTCAACAAACTCATGGCACGTGATGGCATCTCCGACAAGTCCAAGAAGCAGAGGGCCGG GGCCTCGCTCTGGAGCTCCTGCGTGGTGCTGCCGCTGCTGGCGCTCACCTGGATGTCGGCCGTCCTGGCCATGACAGACCGGCGCTCCGTCCTCTTCCAGGCTCTCTTTGCGGTCTTCAACTCCGCGCAGGGTTTCGTCATCACTGCAGTGCACTGCTTCCTGCGCcgggag GTCCAGGACGTGGTGAAGTGCCAGATGGGCGTGTGCCGGGCGGATGAAAGTGAAGACTCCCCGGACTCCTGTAAGAACGGGCAGCTGCAGATCCTG TCAGACTTTGAAAAGGATGTGGATCTGGCCTGTCAGACAG TTCTGTTCAAGGAGGTCAACACTTGCAACCCATCTACCATCACGGGCACACTCTCCCGCCTGTCCCTGGACGAGGACGAGGAGCCCAAGTCCTGCCTTGTGGGTCCTGAGGGCGGCCTCAGCTTCTCACCGCTGCCCGGGAATATCTTGGTGCCCATGGCGGCCTcgccagggctgggggagccccCGCCCCCGCAGGAGGCCAACCCCGTGTACATGTGTGGTGAAGGCGGCCTGCGGCAGCTGGACCTCACATGGCTGCGGCCCGAGCCGGGCTCTGAGGGGGACTACATGGTGCTGCCCCGGCGGACTCTGAGCCTGCAGCCCGGCAGCGGGGGCGGAGCTGGCGAAGAACCCCCAAGGGCCCGGCCCGAGGGCACCCCTCGGCGCGCTGCCAAGACGCTGCCCCACCCCGAAGGCTACCCCAGCTTCCTGTCTGTGGACCACTcgggcctggggctgggccctGCCTATGGGTCCCTACAGAACCCCTACGGGATGACCTTCCAGCCACCCCCGCCGACGCCCAGTGCTCGCCAAATACCTGAGCCTGGGGAGCGCAGCCGGACCATGCCCCGTACTGTGCCAGGCTCCACCATGAAGCTGGGCTCCTTGGAG CGAAAGAAGTTACGATATTCAGACCTGGACTTTGAG AAGGTGATGCACACCCGGAAGCGGCACTCGGAACTCTACCACGAGCTCAACCAGAAATTCCACACTTTCGACCGCTACCGCAGCCAGTCCACAGCCAAG GAGaagcccagccctggggagcatccCAGCTTGTCCCAACAGCGGAGACACCAGAGCTGGAGCACCTTCAAGTCGATGACGTTGGGCTCGCTTCCCCCCAAGCCCCGAGAACGGCTGGGCCTGCACCGAGCAGCTGCCTGGGAGCCCGCAGAGCCACCTGATGGTGACTTCCAGACAGAGGTGTGA